From one Rhodamnia argentea isolate NSW1041297 chromosome 1, ASM2092103v1, whole genome shotgun sequence genomic stretch:
- the LOC115728337 gene encoding probable LRR receptor-like serine/threonine-protein kinase At3g47570: MPEFHLRKCSSKNSGRRLIPKWKLTISIFFGVSGIALVLALMYFRWLKKKRTEPTSSSKDDSSLNLSYKILLKATNGFSSNNLIGVGGFGSVYKGVLDENGIVIAVKVLNLMLHGAMKCFLSECEALKSVRHRNLLKVLTVCSGIDYRGNEFKALVYEFMVNGSLEVWLHPRPSSANLGGNVQKLSLIQRVNISIDVASALDYLHNHLQSPIIHCDVKPSNVLLDAEMVGHVGDFGLAKVVIESTDDAKAKMSSAGVRGTVGYAAPEYGTESVVSREGDIYSYGILLLEMFTGMSPTNEMFKENLSLHNFVKEALPGHLLEITDPLLLQEMESHMGTGRGDAGRECLEMVYGIGIACSVEARRERMNITEVAAQMHFIRDKLHAAGFQG; this comes from the exons ATGCCTGAATTTCATCTCCGAAAATGCAGCTCTAAAAACTCCGGCCGGAGACTAATCCCTAAATGGAAGCTCACCATCTCAATTTTCTTCGGGGTTTCAGGAATAGCTCTTGTTCTTGCTCTTATGTACTTTCgttggttgaagaagaaaagaacagaaccaACTTCAAGTTCTAAAGATGATTCGTCATTGAATCTATCTTATAAAATTCTCCTTAAAGCAACCAATGGGTTTTCTTCAAATAACTTGATTGGGGTCGGTGGTTTTGGATCTGTTTACAAGGGAGTCCTCGATGAGAATGGAATTGTTATTGCTGTGAAGGTACTTAATTTGATGCTTCATGGAGCTATGAAGTGCTTCTTATCCGAGTGCGAAGCTTTAAAGAGCGTCCGACATCGTAATCTTTTGAAAGTCCTCACAGTATGCTCGGGCATTGATTATAGGGGCAATGAGTTTAAGGCCTTGGTTTATGAGTTCATGGTCAATGGGAGCCTAGAAGTTTGGCTGCATCCAAGACCATCATCAGCTAATCTAGGTGGCAATGTGCAGAAATTGAGTCTCATCCAGAGGGTAAATATTTCCATCGATGTTGCTTCAGCATTAGATTATCTCCACAACCACTTGCAAAGCCCTATTATCCATTGTGATGTAAAGCCAAGCAACGTCTTGCTAGATGCCGAAATGGTTGGACATGTTGGAGACTTTGGTTTGGCAAAGGTTGTGATTGAATCCACCGATGACGCTAAAGCGAAGATGAGCTCAGCTGGTGTAAGAGGAACTGTCGGCTATGCTGCTCCAG AATATGGAACGGAAAGCGTGGTTTCAAGAGAAGGTGATATTTATAGTTATGGCATTCTCTTGCTTGAGATGTTCACGGGCATGAGTCCAACAAACGAAATGTTCAAAGAAAATTTAAGCCTTCATAACTTCGTCAAAGAAGCCTTGCCTGGACATCTCCTAGAGATTACCGATCCTCTTCTACTTCAAGAGATGGAGAGCCATATGGGCACCGGCAGAGGTGATGCAGGCCGGGAATGCCTGGAGATGGTCTATGGAATCGGAATCGCCTGCTCAGTCGAAGCACGCAGAGAGCGGATGAACATTACAGAAGTCGCAGCTCAGATGCATTTTATCAGGGATAAACTTCATGCAGCTGGTTTCCAAGGATAG
- the LOC115733405 gene encoding LRR receptor-like serine/threonine-protein kinase EFR, whose amino-acid sequence MEPLNLSFLKLTSSCRLFFACVMFLTCISLVSSASNMTDKLALLAFKAGITEDPYGVLSSWNHTTHHCRWYGVTCGRRHSRVTGLDLQDLKLSGSISPHIGNLSFLRVLMLNNNSFCHEIPQQVGHLHSLRVLQLFDNTLEGKIPRNLSGCARLTRLRLGCNRLVGEIPVEFGSLLELQYLSLPKNHLTGTVPSSIGNMSSLEILSLALNELSGKIPSALGKLTKLKSLAVGLNRLSGTIPPSIFNLSSVTLFDIGVNQIEGTLPANIGFTLPNIEIFSISSNRFTGAIPWSISNATTLESATSQFEQTLRECASFGPLKQAQSMELWF is encoded by the coding sequence ATGGAGCCACTCAACTTGTCTTTTCTCAAGCTCACTTCGTCATGTCGTCTCTTTTTCGCATGTGTAATGTTTTTGACGTGTATTAGCCTTGTCTCTTCAGCTAGTAACATGACAGACAAACTAGCGTTGCTTGCATTCAAAGCCGGGATAACTGAGGACCCTTACGGGGTGCTGAGTTCATGGAACCATACGACCCACCATTGTCGGTGGTATGGTGTCACGTGCGGTCGCCGGCACAGCAGAGTCACGGGACTAGACCTACAAGATCTGAAGCTTTCCGGATCTATCTCCCCTCACATTGGAAACTTGAGCTTCTTGAGAGTCCTGATGCTCAACAACAATAGTTTCTGTCACGAGATCCCGCAACAAGTCGGCCATTTGCACAGTTTGCGTGTCTTGCAGTTATTCGACAACACATTGGAAGGCAAAATCCCGAGAAACCTGTCGGGTTGCGCTCGCCTTACACGGCTCCGCCTAGGTTGCAACCGGCTGGTCGGAGAAATTCCGGTTGAATTTGGTTCTTTGCTGGAGCTTCAGTATCTCTCTTTACCTAAGAACCATCTGACGGGAACTGTTCCTTCATCCATCGGAAACATGTCCTCGTTAGAGATTCTCAGTCTTGCTTTGAATGAATTAAGTGGGAAGATACCCTCAGCTCTTGGAAAGCTAACCAAACTCAAATCGCTTGCTGTAGGACTAAATAGGTTGTCTGGCACAATTCCTCCATCTATCTTCAATCTTTCTTCTGTGACGCTGTTCGACATTGGTGTAAACCAAATAGAAGGGACTCTTCCTGCCAATATAGGCTTCACTCTTCCAAACATTGAGATTTTCAGCATTTCCTCTAACCGATTCACTGGAGCGATTCCTTGGTCAATATCTAATGCAACCACTTTAGAGTCTGCTACAAGCCAATTCGAACAAACTCTCAGGGAATGTGCCTCCTTTGGACCGCTTAAACAAGCTCAAAGCATGGAACTTTGGTTCTAA